The Mastomys coucha isolate ucsf_1 unplaced genomic scaffold, UCSF_Mcou_1 pScaffold3, whole genome shotgun sequence DNA window CGCTGTGTGCTCTTCGACACCTTCGGCCGGTGCCCTTTCAGCATGACCTGTCGCTTTGCTGGAGCACACCTGGGTCCTGAGGGTCAGAACCTGGTGCACGAGGAGTTGGTGGCCCGCTGTGCACAACTCCCTTCTGTGCGAAATGGCCTAGACAgggccctgcagcagcagctgcGGAAGCGCCAAGTATGCTTTGAGCGAGCTGAGCAGGCCCTGTGCCACCTCACCCAGGGCCCTATGCCCACTATTGTCCCTGAGACCACTGTGGCCATGTTGACCCCAAAGCAGAATAGCTGCCACACCCAGCTAGATACTGTAGGAGGAGTCGGCACCCCACAAGGCAACCCTGTGCCCACCTGTGGCCCCTTGACAGATGAGGACGTAATCCGACTGCGGCCCTGTGAGAAGAAGCGGGTAAGGTGCAAGCTTGGCAGCCAGGCTCCTGTGTGGTCCACAGTCCTGTCTCAGCAGAAAGAGCCTGAACAGCCCCAGAGGACCAGGGCTAAGGGAGGAAGGGGTACCATGGAAGGCTCTTGAAGGGGAAGACATTGAGACTAGGGTTTTAAAGCTTAAGTAGAAGCCCTCCAGACAGACCAGTCGTAGATGAGCTCTTCTCCTAAGACAAATGAACTTGGTGCGTACAGCGGCCAGCAGCAGAAGGAAGCCACTGGGGTGTGGGGCGGGGAGGGAGAACTTGTGTTGACAGTGGAAGGAGGCCTGACGAGTTCATTTCCCCTCCAGCTAGACATCAGTGGAAAGCTGTACCTGGCTCCTTTAACCACGGTAGGAggtggctgggggtgggtggCTCAGTGCTTCCCTGGGGCATTGCTGGTCCAGTGTCTCTGCTTTACGGACCTCTGAGGCCTGACCATGTCCATGTCCCAGCCAGTGTGGAAACCTACCCTTTCGCCGCATTTGCAAGCGCTTTGGTGCAGATGTGACCTGTGGTGAGATGGCCATGTGCACGAACCTGCTCCAGGGACAGATGTCTGAGTGGGCTTTGCTCAAGCGTCACCCCTGTGAGGACATCTTTGGGGTGCAGGTCAGTGTTTGCTCTGAAGGTGGTTGCCATGTTGGGGAACAGTGCTGTAGGACAGCCAGTCCCTGAGCAGAGTCTGCCTGCTGCAGCTGGAGGGCGCGTTCCccgacaccatgaccaaatgtgCTGAGCTCCTCAACCGCACGATTGACGTGGACTTCGTGGACATCAATGTGGGCTGCCCCATCGACCTTGTTTATAAGAAGGTAATGGCTGCTCTGCCCTGGAGCCTAGGGTGGGTGTGGGCCATGCCCGGGACCCTGCCCTGCTGgccttgtgcctcagtttccccatctggacATGAAGCACACTGTGTTGGGTGGCAGGCAATTCAGCTATATGTGGGTGCCTGTAGGGAGTTTCTGTGTTTCTTGGGAGGTCACCAGGGTCTCTGTGTCCTACAGGGTGGTGGCTGTGCACTTATGAATCGCTCCGCCAAGTTCCAGCAGATCGTGCGGGGCGTTAATGAGGTAACCTGGGCTCTGCAGCCCTATGTCTGTCCTCCATCCCCACATGATTCTGCCATGTAGTCTCCAGTCTCACTGTTTGCTCTCCCTCTGCCCTTGTCCTCGAAGGTGTTGGACGTGCCATTGACCGTGAAGATGCGCACAGGTGTCCAGGAGCGTGTGAGCCTGGCACACCGACTGCTGCCTGAACTGAGGGATTGGGGTGTCGCACTGGTCACGGTGGGTGTCAGGGGCAGTAAGGTCACATCTTGGGGTTACTGTGGCTCTCCCGGtccctcattctctctttctggtttcttgcTGTCTATGCCCCCTCTTGCCCCTTCTTCACCTCTTGAACCCCTCGGCCTGTTCCCAGCCACCTTCGACCCTCATTACTGCTCTCCCATCCCCAGCTCCATGGCCGCTCCCGGGAACAGCGCTACACCAGACTGGCCGATTGGCTCTACATAGAACAGTGTGCCAAGGTGGCCAGCCCCATGCCCCTGTTTGGTAGGTACCCAGAACCACTGGGGTCACGTCTTTCAACTGGGAAGACTGGGAGGATGCTGGTCCTTGGAAATCTCCAGACTGATTGATAATGTCCCCATGTCTATGGGGCTTGCCACTGTCAAGACCTCACTGTGTCTCCTCAGGAAATGGGGACATCCTTTCATTTGAGGATGCCAACTGTGCCATGCAGACAGGTGTTGCGGGGATCATGGTTGCCCGGTGAGCAGTAGCTGGGCTGGGACAGCAACACTAGAACTTTCTGCACTTGGGGCTCCTGTGAGGGCGAGGCCCGGCTGTTGAGGTGCCTGGAGCTAGGAGGCACCAGGTCCTCACTGAGCATCTCCCTTTGTAGTGGTGCCTTGCTCAAGCCCTGGCTGTTCACGGAGATCAAAGAACAGAGGCACTGGGACATCTCGTCCTCTGAGCGCCTGGACATCCTGAGGGACTTCACACACTACGGCCTAGAGCACTGGGGCTCTGACACACAGGGTGTGGAGCGGACCCGTCGCTTCCTTCTCGAGTGGCTCTCCTTCCTTTGCAGGTGGGCATTGAACAGGCAAGCAGCTGGGGTAAGAGATTGGAGCCTCAGGCCTCACTTGGCCTTATCACCACCTCTGCCCTCCTGGCCCACAGGTATGTGCCTGTGGGCCTGCTCGAGCGACTTCCACAGAGGATCAATGAGAGGCCACCTTATTACTTAGGCCGTGACTACCTGGAGACACTCATGGCCAGCCAGCAGGCTGCAGACTGGATTCGCATCAGGTACCCACTGGCCAGGGCTCTGTAAATTGTTGCTCGGAGGCCCAGACCTGACCTGTCACTTTTGTCCCCACAGTGAGATGCTGCTTGGACCAGTACCTCCTGGCTTTGTCTTCCTGCCTAAGCACAAAGCCAATGCCTACAAGTAGCCAATAGAGacaataaattttattcttctataatttcttttattttgttggggtttttttgagacaagatctcctgttgtctgggctggccttgaatttctggaaCCTTGGCACGCACCTTCCATCACACTTGCCTTTTTGTAGGTGTCCTGAGGTggcctctgttctcttctcctaGGAGATGGCCTTGGCTGGCACCTGGTCCCCATCTGCACTGTTTTCTGACTCCCAGCTGTCCTGTTTTGCTGGCCAGTGTCCTTGTGACTTTGAATTAGGTGACTTGCAGCAGCAGTGACCTAGCTCAGGGAGTGAAAGGAGTCACCTCTTacctaccccctccccctcccctggaaCCCAAGTGATGAGCCTGTCCTGGACTGGAACCTTCCACCTAGCAACCGGGCAAACAGAACCCAGAGGGACTCTGTCCCTGAGGTGCCTCTGCTGCCATCCGGGCCCCCCCATGCAGCACCCCAAAACCCTCTATCCCCCAGCCATACCCCAGGAAGGCTTCAGCCTGCAGAGCCTGGAGGGCCCTGAGGTGCCAGGTGGCCCAGAACCCCTTCCCACCGTAGGTACGATGGTGGTGGTGGGCAGGGGTGTGTGATGGCCATG harbors:
- the Dus3l gene encoding tRNA-dihydrouridine(47) synthase [NAD(P)(+)]-like isoform X2, whose amino-acid sequence is MAEAAEAAAESGGGGDSGVGTCERGVAPIKAQYRTTKEQFHEYLDGDKQESACREMPTGDPAEPGAKRIRLEDAQENGKTEMAIESHERQVPKRARGQNKSRPHMKPAQYDKDRLCPSLLQESATPCTFGDRCRFLHDVQRYLETKPADLGPRCVLFDTFGRCPFSMTCRFAGAHLGPEGQNLVHEELVARCAQLPSVRNGLDRALQQQLRKRQVCFERAEQALCHLTQGPMPTIVPETTVAMLTPKQNSCHTQLDTVGGVGTPQGNPVPTCGPLTDEDVIRLRPCEKKRLDISGKLYLAPLTTCGNLPFRRICKRFGADVTCGEMAMCTNLLQGQMSEWALLKRHPCEDIFGVQLEGAFPDTMTKCAELLNRTIDVDFVDINVGCPIDLVYKKGGGCALMNRSAKFQQIVRGVNEVLDVPLTVKMRTGVQERVSLAHRLLPELRDWGVALVTLHGRSREQRYTRLADWLYIEQCAKVASPMPLFGNGDILSFEDANCAMQTGVAGIMVARGALLKPWLFTEIKEQRHWDISSSERLDILRDFTHYGLEHWGSDTQGVERTRRFLLEWLSFLCRYVPVGLLERLPQRINERPPYYLGRDYLETLMASQQAADWIRISEMLLGPVPPGFVFLPKHKANAYK
- the Dus3l gene encoding tRNA-dihydrouridine(47) synthase [NAD(P)(+)]-like isoform X3, whose amino-acid sequence is MLHNQESLVRALRDSLNYKDRYTEALDTKLKGPSSIPGPTWEPPKLSYGLHASEDTSDPEDFPATFQSRCEGRRWRRLRRRQPRAVVAVTPGLARANAGWRPLKLSTAPPKNSSTNTWMETSRRVHAGKCPQETQLSQESATPCTFGDRCRFLHDVQRYLETKPADLGPRCVLFDTFGRCPFSMTCRFAGAHLGPEGQNLVHEELVARCAQLPSVRNGLDRALQQQLRKRQVCFERAEQALCHLTQGPMPTIVPETTVAMLTPKQNSCHTQLDTVGGVGTPQGNPVPTCGPLTDEDVIRLRPCEKKRLDISGKLYLAPLTTCGNLPFRRICKRFGADVTCGEMAMCTNLLQGQMSEWALLKRHPCEDIFGVQLEGAFPDTMTKCAELLNRTIDVDFVDINVGCPIDLVYKKGGGCALMNRSAKFQQIVRGVNEVLDVPLTVKMRTGVQERVSLAHRLLPELRDWGVALVTLHGRSREQRYTRLADWLYIEQCAKVASPMPLFDLTVSPQEMGTSFHLRMPTVPCRQVLRGSWLPVVPCSSPGCSRRSKNRGTGTSRPLSAWTS
- the Dus3l gene encoding tRNA-dihydrouridine(47) synthase [NAD(P)(+)]-like isoform X1, coding for MLHNQESLVRALRDSLNYKDRYTEALDTKLKGPSSIPGPTWEPPKLSYGLHASEDTSDPEDFPATFQSRCEGRRWRRLRRRQPRAVVAVTPGLARANAGWRPLKLSTAPPKNSSTNTWMETSRRVHAGKCPQETQLSQESATPCTFGDRCRFLHDVQRYLETKPADLGPRCVLFDTFGRCPFSMTCRFAGAHLGPEGQNLVHEELVARCAQLPSVRNGLDRALQQQLRKRQVCFERAEQALCHLTQGPMPTIVPETTVAMLTPKQNSCHTQLDTVGGVGTPQGNPVPTCGPLTDEDVIRLRPCEKKRLDISGKLYLAPLTTCGNLPFRRICKRFGADVTCGEMAMCTNLLQGQMSEWALLKRHPCEDIFGVQLEGAFPDTMTKCAELLNRTIDVDFVDINVGCPIDLVYKKGGGCALMNRSAKFQQIVRGVNEVLDVPLTVKMRTGVQERVSLAHRLLPELRDWGVALVTLHGRSREQRYTRLADWLYIEQCAKVASPMPLFGNGDILSFEDANCAMQTGVAGIMVARGALLKPWLFTEIKEQRHWDISSSERLDILRDFTHYGLEHWGSDTQGVERTRRFLLEWLSFLCRYVPVGLLERLPQRINERPPYYLGRDYLETLMASQQAADWIRISEMLLGPVPPGFVFLPKHKANAYK